A region from the Triticum aestivum cultivar Chinese Spring chromosome 3D, IWGSC CS RefSeq v2.1, whole genome shotgun sequence genome encodes:
- the LOC123075251 gene encoding uncharacterized protein isoform X2, with the protein MAGEKAGTGASSASHPRRSSRNATDGKQIAPRVAADVKKTALRVAADGKQSPLRVAAASDGKQMVMGVSVDAASTTLHPIDLRSDVAPAEGRTEVAKFVHNFYCALNFNLLGLYRFYADDAEFVWNFNGRRLNLKTAKEIKSYLYRASTKMKFHASHFDVLSVPGQSSVMLTVDGTIKSADNKPRSFVETFVLDIPGRLILRDSLVVQENAPEVPEVSSPKKLQDHTASIMSTNDSQNHCGICNKKWYPLEKDWVCCDRCQMWLHVECDPNCSRDMEKVEKSEYFCLAVRLNAKMY; encoded by the exons ATGGCTGGGGAGAAAGCTGGTACCGGCGCCTCCTCCGCCTCTCATCCTCGGAGGAGTTCG AGAAACGCCACCGACGGGAAGCAGATTGCTCCCCGAGTCGCCGCCGACGTGAAGAAGACTGCTCTCCGAGTCGCCGCCGACGGGAAGCAGAGTCCTCTccgagtcgccgccgcctccgacggGAAGCAGATGGTTATGGGAGTCTCTGTCGACGCCGCTTCCACCACTTTGCACCCTATTGATCTACGATCCGACGTCGCCCCTGCTGAGGGGCGTACTGAAGTG GCCAAGTTTGTGCACAACTTCTACTGCGCCCTAAACTTTAATCTGTTAGGATTGTATCGTTTCTATGCCGATGATGCTGAGTTTGTCTGGAATTTCAATGGCCGTCGACTTAATCTGAAAACGGCAAAG GAAATTAAGAGTTATCTGTATAGGGCATCAACCAAAATGAAATTCCATGCATCGCATTTTGATGTATTATCGGTTCCTGGGCAAAGTTCTGTAATGCTGACCGTTGATGGAACAATCAAATCGGCTGATAACAAGCCTAGGAGCTTTGTGGAAACTTTTGTGCTTGATATTCCTGGACGTCTTATATTGAGGGATTCCTTGGTTGTGCAAGAAAATG CTCCAGAAGTACCAGAAGTGAGTAGTCCCAAGAAGCTCCAAGACCATACTGCAAGTATCATGTCTACTAATGAT TCACAGAATCACTGTGGAATTTGCAATAAGAAATGGTATCCCCTAGAGAAAGACTGG GTCTGTTGTGACCGTTGTCAAATGTGGCTCCATGTTGAGTGTGACCCCAATTGCAGTCGTGACATGGAG AAGGTAGAAAAGTCAGAGTATTTCTGCCTGGCTGTACGTCTGAATGCAAAGATGTATTGA
- the LOC123075251 gene encoding uncharacterized protein isoform X3, with translation MAGEKAGTGASSASHPRRSSRNATDGKQIAPRVAADVKKTALRVAADGKQSPLRVAAASDGKQMVMGVSVDAASTTLHPIDLRSDVAPAEGRTEVAKFVHNFYCALNFNLLGLYRFYADDAEFVWNFNGRRLNLKTAKEIKSYLYRASTKMKFHASHFDVLSVPGQSSVMLTVDGTIKSADNKPRSFVETFVLDIPGRLILRDSLVVQENAPEVPEVSSPKKLQDHTASIMSTNDSQNHCGICNKKWYPLEKDWVCCDRCQMWLHVECDPNCSRDMEVEKSEYFCLAVRLNAKMY, from the exons ATGGCTGGGGAGAAAGCTGGTACCGGCGCCTCCTCCGCCTCTCATCCTCGGAGGAGTTCG AGAAACGCCACCGACGGGAAGCAGATTGCTCCCCGAGTCGCCGCCGACGTGAAGAAGACTGCTCTCCGAGTCGCCGCCGACGGGAAGCAGAGTCCTCTccgagtcgccgccgcctccgacggGAAGCAGATGGTTATGGGAGTCTCTGTCGACGCCGCTTCCACCACTTTGCACCCTATTGATCTACGATCCGACGTCGCCCCTGCTGAGGGGCGTACTGAAGTG GCCAAGTTTGTGCACAACTTCTACTGCGCCCTAAACTTTAATCTGTTAGGATTGTATCGTTTCTATGCCGATGATGCTGAGTTTGTCTGGAATTTCAATGGCCGTCGACTTAATCTGAAAACGGCAAAG GAAATTAAGAGTTATCTGTATAGGGCATCAACCAAAATGAAATTCCATGCATCGCATTTTGATGTATTATCGGTTCCTGGGCAAAGTTCTGTAATGCTGACCGTTGATGGAACAATCAAATCGGCTGATAACAAGCCTAGGAGCTTTGTGGAAACTTTTGTGCTTGATATTCCTGGACGTCTTATATTGAGGGATTCCTTGGTTGTGCAAGAAAATG CTCCAGAAGTACCAGAAGTGAGTAGTCCCAAGAAGCTCCAAGACCATACTGCAAGTATCATGTCTACTAATGAT TCACAGAATCACTGTGGAATTTGCAATAAGAAATGGTATCCCCTAGAGAAAGACTGG GTCTGTTGTGACCGTTGTCAAATGTGGCTCCATGTTGAGTGTGACCCCAATTGCAGTCGTGACATGGAG GTAGAAAAGTCAGAGTATTTCTGCCTGGCTGTACGTCTGAATGCAAAGATGTATTGA
- the LOC123075251 gene encoding histone deacetylase 6 isoform X1 — translation MNTLNQDGVLDRTEREPFDSADREIILAVNDPEQLDYVDALPMTDEEQDAKFSQVAGVSVFSSEGTTEAIYSAAGAVIRGSDLVVEEYYETAFAIIRPPGHHAHKISEGFCFLNNVAIATQHVVDHHHIERALVVDFDVHHGNGTQELFYGSKQVLFFSTHRRDLSYPASKSSVNDIGDGVGLGYNINVPLKKGFNDVDMLYVCDQLLGPVATAFKPEVVFVSAGYDAGEGETIGGCNVSAKGFGTIVRKLLPLSGGKMVLALEGGYNLVHLPICVSHTIRAILGDEDAFLQDSDYRDKLPFKSTIRTVNTIKHNLRLCWDVFKEKPSVILNNSAVPIFVNVFFLVNLYLHYFCSFMQ, via the exons ATGAATACATTGAATCAAGATGGTGTTCTTGACAG AACTGAGAGGGAACCGTTTGATAGTGCTGATCGTGAGATAATTTTGGCTGTCAATGATCCTGAGCAGTTGGATTATGTTGATGCTCTGCCAATGACAGATGAGGAGCAGGACGCAAAATTTTCTCAAGTTGCCGGAGTTAGTGTATTCTCTTCTGAAGGAACTACCGAAGCTATTTACAGTGCAGCTGGGGCCGTGATAAGG GGTTCCGACCTTGTGGTTGAAGAGTATTATGAGACTGCTTTTGCAATAATCAGACCTCCAGGGCATCATGCTCATAAGATTTCTGAAGGTTTCTGCTTTTTGAACAATGTTGCTATAGCTACTCAACATGTTGTTGACCACCAT CACATCGAAAGAGCTTTGGTGGTTGATTTCGACGTGCATCATGGCAATGGCACGCAGGAACTCTTTTATGGAAGCAAACAAGTTCTTTTCTTTTCCACACATAG GAGAGATCTCTCCTATCCTGCATCAAAAAGTAGCGTAAACGATATTGGTGACGGGGTGGGCTTGGGTTATAATATAAATGTTCCTCTCAAGAAAGGTTTTAATGATGTCGACATGCTTTACGTATGCGATCAACTTCTCGGCCCTGTGGCCACTGCGTTTAAGCCAGAAGTAGTGTTCGTTTCTGCTGGTTATGATGCTG GGGAAGGTGAAACAATAGGAGGTTGCAACGTTTCTGCAAAGGGTTTTGGCACGATTGTCCGTAAG TTATTGCCTCTCTCAGGAGGAAAAATGGTATTAGCTCTTGAAGGAGGGTATAATCTAGTTCATCTTCCTATATGTGTTTCGCACACGATTCGAGCAATTTTGGGAGATGAAGATGCGTTCCTTCAGGATTCTGATTACAGAGATAAACTTCCATTCAAAAGCACCATCCGCACAGTCAATACCATCAAGCATAACTTGAGATTATGTTGGGATGTTTTTAAGGAAAAACCTTCGGTTATTCTCAATAATTCTGCTGTACCAATTTTTGTTAATGTATTCTTTTTGGTAAATTTATACCTTCACTATTTCTGTAGTTTTATGCAGTGA